DNA from Diaphorobacter limosus:
AGGCTGCGGCCCAGAACATCAGGGCGTTGATGACGAACAGGAACAGCCCGATGGTGACGATGGTGACCGGCAGCGTGAGGATCACCAGGATGGGTCGCAACACCACGTTGAACAGCCCGATCACGAAGGCCGCCCCCAGGGCGGCGCCAAAGCTGTGCACCTCGACGCCGCTGTAGACATAGGCCACGCACAGCAGCGCCGCAGCGCTGAGCAGCCATTTGAGCAGCAGCCGCATCAACCGTGCTGCGCCGAATCGGTGGCACCGCGGCGCGAGGTGATGAACTTGCCGATGGCCAGCACCAGCAGCGCGCCGGCGACATGGGCCGTCCAGTACAGGGTGCGCGAGATCTCGGCCATGCCGTTGCTGTCCACCGTGCCCAGCTTGGGCATCCATTGCCATTTGTCGGGGTTCACGAAGGCCGGGTCGGTGACCAGCATGCCGCCGGCGATCCAGCCCAGCAGCATGCCGCCGGCGGTGATGATCATCGGGAAGCGCTCCATCAGCTTGATCACCAGCTGGCTGCCCCAGACGATGATGGGAATCGAGATCAACAGACCCAGCACCACCAGCAGCGTGGAATGCTCGCCCGAGCTTTGCGCGGCGCCGGCGATGGCGATCACGTTGTCCACGCTCATCACCAGGTCGGCGACGATGATGGTCTTGATGGCGGCCAGCAGCTTGTCGCTTTCGGCCACATTGCCGTGGGCGTCCTCATCGGGCGCCAGCAGCTTCACGCCAATCCACACCAGCAGCAGCGCACCCACCACCTTCAGGAAGGGCAGGTTCAGCAGCGTCATCGCAAAGATGATGAGCACCACGCGCAGGACGATGGCGCCGGCCGTGCCCCAGATGATGCCCTTGGAGCGCTGGGCCGCCGGCAGCTTGCGGCAGGCCAGGGCGATCACCACCGCGTTGTCGCCGCCCAGCAGGATGTCGATGATGATGATCTGCCCCAGCGCGATCCAGAACGGCGTGTGGGTGAGAAAGTCCAAATCCATATGTCTTTACCTCGATGTCGAATGCCGGTTCGGGGGAACTCGGCGGCGTTCAAATACCGGGCAGCATGGAAAGCGTGGGGCAATCGCCTGCGTGCAAGCCTTGCCTGCTTGCAGAAAAACGGATGCGCTTTGAGCCAACCATGGGTGCCTGTGGCTCAAAGGTCTTGCTCGGCGATGGCGCTGGCCTTGCCTGACAGGCCGGAAGCACATGGCTTCGTATTGACGACCTGACATCCGTTTGCAGGCGGCCCTGACGCAAGGCCTTGTGCAAAACGGGGAACTACTCCCCCTTGAGGGGCGCCATTTGACCACAGTTTGGCGATTTGTGGGCAAGAACGTTGGGGGCCGGGCGGCATGTCGCACCAGGGTCGGGGCACTATCATGGCCGCCTTTTCGTGACCGCATCGTTGCCCGCTCACCGCGCATGACCACCATCCACATCACCGATATCGAGGCCGCCATCAACCATTGGCGTGCGTGCGCCTGGGCGCCCGATGGCGTGGCGCTGGCGCCCGAGCTCTCGGCCCTGGCCGAGGTCTACGGGCAGATGGTGTTCGCGCGTGCCGAGGAGATTGCGCCGGGGCAGTTGCCCGCAGCCGCCATGGCCGCGTGGCTGGCCTGGTACGAAACCCAGCCCGATACACCCTGCATCGCGATCTGCTCCACCAGCCAGGGCGATGATTGCTGCAAGGGCTGCGGCCGCAGCTTTGCCGAGGTGCAACATTGGCTGGAGCTGAGCCCCGCGGACAAGCGCGCCGTGTGGCGCCGTATCACGCGCGAGGGCCGCGCCCTGCGCTTTACGCGCTATGCCGAGCGCGCGGCGGCAGCAG
Protein-coding regions in this window:
- a CDS encoding phage holin family protein, giving the protein MRLLLKWLLSAAALLCVAYVYSGVEVHSFGAALGAAFVIGLFNVVLRPILVILTLPVTIVTIGLFLFVINALMFWAAASVLGDGFQVHGFTAALIGSLIYSLLGLVIESALGGLFLQK
- a CDS encoding TerC family protein, whose product is MDLDFLTHTPFWIALGQIIIIDILLGGDNAVVIALACRKLPAAQRSKGIIWGTAGAIVLRVVLIIFAMTLLNLPFLKVVGALLLVWIGVKLLAPDEDAHGNVAESDKLLAAIKTIIVADLVMSVDNVIAIAGAAQSSGEHSTLLVVLGLLISIPIIVWGSQLVIKLMERFPMIITAGGMLLGWIAGGMLVTDPAFVNPDKWQWMPKLGTVDSNGMAEISRTLYWTAHVAGALLVLAIGKFITSRRGATDSAQHG
- a CDS encoding DUF3717 domain-containing protein; the protein is MTTIHITDIEAAINHWRACAWAPDGVALAPELSALAEVYGQMVFARAEEIAPGQLPAAAMAAWLAWYETQPDTPCIAICSTSQGDDCCKGCGRSFAEVQHWLELSPADKRAVWRRITREGRALRFTRYAERAAAAG